The Pelmatolapia mariae isolate MD_Pm_ZW linkage group LG10_11, Pm_UMD_F_2, whole genome shotgun sequence genome includes a region encoding these proteins:
- the LOC134636372 gene encoding uncharacterized protein C11orf87 homolog, translating to MTARTAEASGLSVPLHRCHGGFQASNGTCAEQLSLFPPFSSTLALLVLVAVLVGIVLVSLATFHFHKRKLRNRKIQRAQEEYERDSRNPARAGASGEPVRPCVIVRPVRCEEKLSCQSAESGDVEAEDKQALHETVSLDC from the coding sequence ATGACAGCCAGAACCGCCGAGGCCTCGGGGCTGTCGGTGCCGCTGCACCGCTGTCACGGAGGGTTCCAGGCCAGTAACGGCACCTGCGCGGAGCAGCTCAGCCTCTTTCCGCCGTTCTCCTCCACCCTCGCGCTTCTCGTGCTGGTGGCCGTGCTCGTGGGGATCGTCCTCGTTTCCCTGGCAACCTTCCACTTCCACAAGAGGAAGCTTCGGAATAGGAAGATCCAACGCGCGCAGGAGGAGTACGAGCGCGACAGTCGCAACCCCGCGCGCGCCGGGGCGAGCGGGGAGCCCGTGAGGCCGTGCGTCATCGTCCGACCAGTGAGATGTGAGGAGAAGCTCTCGTGTCAGAGCGCGGAGAGCGGGGACGTGGAGGCGGAGGACAAACAGGCGCTGCACGAGACAGTTTCTCTTGACTGTTAA